The Bradyrhizobium ottawaense genome window below encodes:
- the carB gene encoding carbamoyl-phosphate synthase large subunit: MPKRTDITTILIIGAGPIVIGQACEFDYSGTQAVKTLKEEGYRIVLVNSNPATIMTDPELADATYIEPITPEIVAKIIEKERHVIPGGFALLPTMGGQTALNCALSLRQQGTLEKFDVEMIGATADAIDKAEDRQLFREAMTKIGLETPKSRLANASALKKSFRDKRQAEREKLSGAALEEHDRQWTLGESDRRKRYQEYALGQAMMALSEIGLPAIIRPSFTMGGTGGGIAYNKEEFLDIIERGLDASPTNEVLIEESVLGWKEYEMEVVRDKKDNCIIVCSIENLDPMGVHTGDSITVAPALTLTDKEYQIMRDASLAVLREIGVETGGSNVQFGVNPEDGRMVVIEMNPRVSRSSALASKATGFPIAKVAAKLAVGYTLDEIANDITGGATPASFEPTIDYVVTKVPRFAFEKFPGASTTLTTSMKSVGEVMAIGRTFQESLQKALRGLETGLTGLDEIEIEGLGRDDDKNAIRAALGTPTPNRLLQVAQAMRLGWSNEEIFNSCKIDPWFLSEMRGIVDMEEKVRKNGLPGNAFGMRTLKAMGFSDARLAVLAETTEAEVTAKRHALDVRPVYKRIDTCAAEFASPTAYMYSTYEALFAGAPADESTPSDKKKVIILGGGPNRIGQGIEFDYCCCHACFALHDAGYESIMVNCNPETVSTDYDTADRLYFEPLTAEDVLEIIAKERTNGTLHGVIVQFGGQTPLKLARALEAAEVPILGTSPDAIDLAEDRDRFKRVLDKLRLKQPKNGIAYSVEQARLVSADLGLPLVVRPSYVLGGRAMQIIREENQLNDYLLGTLPELVPADVKARYPNDKTGQINTVLGKNPLLFDRYLSDAIEIDVDCLCDGKDTFIVGIMEHIEEAGIHSGDSACSLPAHSLEPEMIEELERQTRELALGLDVVGLMNVQYAIKDGEIYVLEVNPRASRTVPFVAKVVGTPVAKIAARIMAGEKLADFKLKKAKLKHVGVKESVFPFARFPGVDTVLGPEMRSTGEVMGIDRNFEVAFAKSQLGGGTRVPRKGTVFVSVRESDKTRIAEAVRELHSLGFKVLATSGTQRFLTDQGIPTEKVNKVLEGRPHIVDAITNGDVQLVFNTTEGPQALADSRSLRRAALLHKVPYYTTLSGAVAAAQGIRAYLGGDLEVRTLQSYFSET; the protein is encoded by the coding sequence ATGCCCAAACGTACAGACATCACCACCATCCTGATCATCGGCGCAGGTCCCATCGTGATCGGCCAGGCCTGCGAGTTCGACTATTCGGGCACCCAGGCGGTGAAGACGCTGAAGGAAGAGGGCTATCGCATCGTCCTCGTCAATTCCAACCCGGCCACCATCATGACCGATCCGGAATTGGCCGATGCGACCTATATCGAGCCGATCACGCCCGAGATCGTCGCCAAGATCATCGAGAAAGAACGTCACGTCATTCCCGGCGGCTTCGCCCTGCTGCCGACCATGGGCGGACAGACCGCGCTGAACTGCGCGCTGTCGCTGCGCCAGCAGGGCACGCTGGAGAAGTTCGACGTCGAGATGATCGGCGCCACCGCCGACGCGATCGACAAGGCCGAGGATCGCCAGCTGTTCCGCGAGGCCATGACCAAGATCGGTCTCGAGACGCCGAAGTCGCGGCTCGCCAATGCCTCCGCCCTGAAGAAGTCCTTCCGCGACAAGCGTCAGGCTGAACGCGAAAAGCTCTCGGGCGCGGCCCTCGAAGAGCACGATCGGCAGTGGACGCTGGGCGAAAGCGACCGCCGCAAGCGCTATCAGGAATATGCGCTGGGCCAGGCCATGATGGCGCTGTCCGAGATCGGCCTGCCCGCGATCATCCGCCCCTCCTTCACCATGGGCGGCACCGGCGGCGGCATCGCCTACAACAAGGAAGAGTTCCTCGACATCATCGAGCGCGGCTTAGACGCGTCTCCCACCAACGAAGTGCTGATCGAAGAATCCGTGCTCGGCTGGAAAGAGTACGAGATGGAGGTGGTGCGCGACAAGAAGGACAATTGCATCATCGTCTGCTCGATCGAGAACCTCGATCCGATGGGCGTGCACACCGGCGATTCCATCACGGTGGCGCCGGCCCTGACGCTGACCGACAAGGAATACCAGATCATGCGCGACGCCTCGCTGGCGGTGCTGCGCGAGATCGGCGTCGAGACCGGCGGCTCCAACGTGCAGTTCGGCGTCAATCCCGAGGACGGCCGCATGGTCGTTATCGAGATGAACCCGCGCGTGTCGCGCTCCTCCGCTCTGGCTTCGAAGGCCACCGGCTTTCCGATCGCCAAGGTCGCAGCCAAGCTCGCGGTCGGCTACACGCTCGACGAGATCGCCAACGACATCACCGGCGGCGCCACGCCGGCCTCGTTCGAGCCGACCATCGACTATGTCGTCACCAAGGTGCCGCGCTTCGCCTTCGAGAAATTCCCCGGCGCCTCCACCACGCTGACCACGTCGATGAAGTCGGTCGGCGAAGTCATGGCGATCGGCCGCACCTTCCAGGAAAGCCTCCAGAAGGCGCTGCGCGGGCTCGAGACCGGACTGACCGGCCTCGACGAGATCGAGATCGAAGGTCTCGGCCGCGACGACGACAAGAATGCGATCCGCGCCGCGCTCGGCACGCCGACGCCGAACCGGCTGCTCCAGGTCGCCCAGGCGATGCGGCTCGGCTGGTCGAACGAGGAGATCTTCAACTCCTGCAAGATCGACCCGTGGTTCCTCAGCGAGATGCGCGGCATCGTCGACATGGAGGAGAAGGTCCGCAAGAACGGCCTGCCGGGCAATGCCTTCGGCATGCGCACGCTCAAGGCCATGGGCTTCTCCGATGCGCGGCTGGCGGTGCTTGCCGAGACGACGGAAGCCGAGGTCACCGCGAAGCGCCACGCGCTCGACGTTCGCCCGGTGTACAAGCGCATCGACACCTGCGCGGCCGAATTCGCCTCGCCGACCGCCTATATGTATTCGACCTATGAGGCGTTGTTCGCCGGCGCACCGGCGGACGAGAGCACGCCATCCGACAAGAAGAAGGTCATCATTCTCGGCGGCGGACCGAACCGCATCGGCCAGGGCATCGAGTTCGACTATTGCTGCTGTCACGCCTGCTTCGCGCTGCACGATGCCGGCTACGAATCCATCATGGTCAACTGCAACCCGGAGACGGTGTCGACCGACTACGACACCGCCGACCGGCTCTATTTCGAGCCGCTCACTGCCGAGGACGTGCTGGAGATCATCGCCAAGGAGCGCACGAATGGCACGCTGCACGGCGTGATCGTGCAGTTCGGCGGCCAGACCCCGCTGAAGCTCGCGCGCGCCCTGGAAGCCGCCGAAGTGCCGATCCTCGGCACCTCGCCTGATGCCATCGACCTTGCGGAAGACCGCGACCGTTTCAAGCGCGTGCTCGACAAGCTCCGTCTCAAGCAGCCGAAGAACGGCATCGCCTATTCGGTCGAGCAGGCAAGGCTCGTCTCCGCCGATCTCGGCCTGCCGCTTGTGGTGCGCCCGTCCTACGTGCTCGGCGGCCGCGCGATGCAGATCATCCGCGAGGAGAACCAGCTCAACGATTATCTGCTCGGCACACTGCCGGAGCTGGTGCCGGCCGACGTCAAGGCACGCTATCCGAACGACAAGACCGGGCAGATCAACACCGTGCTCGGCAAGAACCCGCTGCTGTTCGACCGCTATCTCTCGGACGCAATCGAGATCGACGTCGACTGCCTCTGCGACGGCAAGGACACCTTCATCGTCGGCATCATGGAGCACATCGAGGAAGCCGGCATCCATTCCGGCGACAGCGCCTGCTCGCTACCGGCGCATTCGCTCGAGCCTGAGATGATCGAGGAGCTGGAGCGGCAGACCCGCGAGCTCGCGCTCGGCCTCGACGTCGTCGGCCTGATGAACGTGCAATACGCCATCAAGGACGGCGAGATCTACGTGCTCGAGGTCAATCCGCGCGCCTCGCGCACCGTGCCCTTCGTTGCCAAGGTCGTCGGCACGCCGGTCGCGAAGATCGCGGCGCGCATCATGGCGGGCGAGAAGCTCGCCGATTTCAAGCTGAAGAAGGCAAAGCTCAAGCACGTCGGCGTCAAGGAATCGGTATTCCCGTTCGCGCGCTTCCCCGGCGTCGACACGGTGCTCGGCCCCGAGATGCGCTCGACCGGCGAGGTCATGGGCATCGACCGCAATTTCGAGGTCGCCTTCGCCAAGAGCCAGCTCGGCGGCGGCACGCGAGTACCGCGCAAGGGCACGGTCTTCGTCTCGGTGCGCGAGAGCGACAAGACGCGCATCGCCGAGGCGGTCCGCGAACTGCATTCGCTCGGCTTCAAGGTGCTGGCGACCTCGGGCACCCAGCGCTTCCTGACCGACCAGGGCATCCCGACCGAGAAGGTGAACAAGGTGCTGGAGGGCCGGCCGCACATCGTCGACGCCATTACCAATGGCGACGTCCAGCTCGTCTTCAACACCACCGAAGGCCCGCAGGCGCTCGCCGACAGCCGTTCGCTGCGGCGCGCGGCCCTCTTGCATAAAGTGCCGTATTACACCACTCTTTCCGGGGCCGTGGCGGCCGCGCAGGGCATCCGCGCCTATCTCGGCGGGGACCTTGAGGTTCGTACCCTGCAGAGCTACTTTTCGGAAACCTGA
- a CDS encoding ribbon-helix-helix protein, CopG family, protein MAEAALVLSRESGLSLRQAYRYLEVAKSRERLLPAPQPSVTLSLKMPADLAQKLQTHATASRLSASEVMRRAVAAYLASVREDG, encoded by the coding sequence ATGGCGGAGGCGGCCTTGGTGCTGTCGCGCGAAAGCGGCTTGTCGCTGCGGCAGGCCTATCGCTATCTCGAAGTGGCCAAAAGCAGGGAGCGGCTCCTTCCCGCGCCGCAGCCATCAGTGACGCTCTCCCTGAAGATGCCGGCCGATCTTGCCCAAAAACTCCAGACGCATGCGACGGCTTCCAGGCTTTCGGCAAGCGAGGTGATGCGCCGAGCGGTGGCCGCTTATCTCGCGTCTGTCCGCGAAGATGGCTGA
- a CDS encoding LysR family transcriptional regulator, giving the protein MPRTRDGFTDMDWDKLKVFHAAAEAGSFTHAGEQLGLSQSAVSRQVSALEQELSVSLFHRHARGLILTEQGDLLFRTAHDVFMQLQAARAKLTDSRERPSGDLKITTTPGVGINWLIPRLGEFTALYPEIRISLIVTDEELDLSMREADVAIRTRKPTQPDLIQRKLFAMGFHAYCSPEYIKRFGTPRTLEELDSHRIITLSDGNFAPHLQNRNWLVEAGRNGSGPREAYFRVNNILGLVRACQQGLGIAALPDYLVEEQSKLVQLFGESDSIQLDTYFVYPEELKTVARVQVFRDFVVSKAQRWPS; this is encoded by the coding sequence ATGCCCCGAACACGCGACGGATTTACAGATATGGACTGGGACAAGCTGAAGGTGTTTCACGCAGCGGCGGAAGCTGGCAGCTTCACGCATGCGGGCGAGCAGCTCGGCCTGTCGCAATCGGCGGTGTCGCGCCAGGTCTCGGCGCTGGAGCAGGAGCTTTCGGTCTCGCTGTTCCACCGCCATGCCCGCGGCCTGATCCTGACCGAGCAGGGCGATTTGCTGTTCCGCACCGCGCATGACGTGTTCATGCAGCTCCAGGCGGCGCGCGCCAAGCTGACCGACAGCCGCGAGCGGCCGAGCGGCGACCTCAAGATCACCACCACCCCCGGCGTCGGCATCAACTGGCTGATCCCGCGGCTCGGCGAGTTCACCGCGCTCTATCCGGAAATCCGGATCTCGCTGATCGTCACCGACGAGGAGCTCGACCTGTCGATGCGCGAGGCCGACGTCGCGATCCGCACCCGCAAGCCGACGCAGCCGGATCTCATCCAGCGCAAGCTGTTCGCGATGGGCTTCCACGCCTACTGCTCGCCGGAATACATCAAGCGCTTCGGCACGCCGCGCACGCTGGAGGAGCTCGACTCCCACCGCATCATCACGCTCTCGGACGGCAACTTCGCGCCGCATCTGCAGAACCGCAACTGGCTGGTCGAAGCGGGCCGCAACGGCTCGGGTCCGCGCGAAGCCTATTTCAGGGTCAACAACATCCTCGGCTTGGTGCGCGCCTGTCAGCAGGGCCTCGGCATCGCGGCGCTGCCCGACTACCTCGTCGAGGAACAGAGCAAACTCGTGCAGCTGTTCGGCGAGTCGGATTCGATCCAGCTCGATACGTACTTTGTCTATCCCGAGGAGTTGAAGACGGTCGCGCGCGTGCAGGTGTTCCGCGACTTCGTGGTGAGCAAGGCGCAGCGCTGGCCTTCCTGA
- the dapA gene encoding 4-hydroxy-tetrahydrodipicolinate synthase, translating into MTGLEDHLHGLWLPLVTPFQGGALDERSLRRLTRHYSAQGIDGFILGATSGEGMTLREAELERLVAIVRDEMAAGRRTLPICLGLSGADTARLKDRLDETADWPIDGYLIASPYYVRPSQRGLLAHFETLADHAAWPIALYNIPYRTSVNITNQTMLRLAEHPNIVGLKDCGASREQSIALLRDRPKDFRVLTGEDANYFEALVDGADGGIVLSAHVETATFAAVYAEAKRGNHDVALARWHEVADLTQLLFTEPSPAPAKYWLWRCGLIDSPEVRLPMVEVSSELAAAIDREIERRTKVAA; encoded by the coding sequence ATGACCGGACTTGAAGATCATTTGCACGGGCTGTGGCTGCCGCTGGTGACGCCGTTTCAGGGCGGCGCGCTCGACGAGCGATCGCTGCGGCGGCTGACGCGACATTACAGCGCGCAAGGCATCGACGGCTTCATCCTGGGGGCGACCTCCGGTGAAGGCATGACGTTGCGCGAGGCCGAGCTCGAACGCCTCGTCGCCATCGTGCGCGACGAGATGGCGGCGGGCCGGCGCACCTTGCCGATCTGCCTCGGACTGTCAGGCGCGGACACCGCGCGGCTGAAGGACCGTCTCGACGAGACCGCGGACTGGCCGATCGACGGTTATCTGATCGCAAGCCCTTACTATGTGCGCCCCTCGCAGCGCGGCCTCTTGGCGCATTTCGAGACGCTCGCCGATCACGCCGCCTGGCCGATTGCGCTCTACAACATTCCCTATCGCACCTCGGTGAACATCACCAACCAGACCATGCTGCGGCTCGCTGAGCATCCGAACATCGTAGGCTTGAAGGATTGCGGCGCGAGCCGCGAGCAATCGATCGCGCTGCTGCGCGACCGTCCGAAGGATTTTCGTGTGCTCACCGGCGAGGACGCCAACTATTTCGAGGCGCTCGTCGACGGCGCCGACGGCGGCATCGTGCTGTCCGCCCATGTCGAGACCGCGACGTTTGCGGCGGTGTATGCGGAAGCGAAGCGCGGCAACCACGACGTGGCTCTGGCGCGCTGGCACGAGGTCGCCGATCTGACGCAGCTGCTGTTCACCGAGCCGAGCCCGGCGCCGGCAAAGTATTGGCTGTGGCGGTGCGGCCTGATCGACAGCCCCGAAGTACGCCTGCCGATGGTGGAAGTGAGCAGCGAGCTCGCCGCCGCGATCGATCGCGAGATCGAGCGACGGACGAAGGTCGCGGCGTAG
- a CDS encoding Lrp/AsnC family transcriptional regulator has protein sequence MSRNLDDIDLKILSEIQADGRITNVELAKRVGISPPPCLRRVRALEEEGYIHGYRGLLDARKLGFDVTVFAAVHLSSQAEADLRAFEEFVRAEPLVRECWMLSGEVDFILKCVAPDMATFQDFVTHLTAAPHVRNVRTSLVLHNSKYEAAVPLDVKGRR, from the coding sequence GTGTCGCGGAACCTAGACGACATCGACCTGAAAATTCTCTCCGAGATTCAGGCTGACGGTCGAATCACGAATGTCGAGCTGGCCAAGCGGGTCGGCATCTCGCCGCCGCCCTGCCTGCGTCGCGTCCGGGCGCTGGAGGAGGAGGGCTATATCCACGGCTATCGCGGCCTGCTGGACGCCCGCAAGCTCGGCTTCGACGTCACCGTATTTGCCGCCGTGCACCTGTCCAGCCAGGCCGAGGCGGACTTACGCGCCTTCGAGGAGTTCGTCCGCGCCGAGCCCCTGGTGCGGGAGTGCTGGATGCTGTCGGGCGAGGTCGATTTCATCCTCAAATGCGTCGCCCCCGACATGGCGACCTTCCAGGATTTCGTCACGCATCTGACCGCCGCGCCCCACGTGCGCAATGTGCGGACATCGCTGGTGCTGCATAATTCGAAATACGAGGCGGCGGTGCCGCTGGACGTGAAGGGGAGGCGGTAG
- a CDS encoding ParA family protein, whose product MNVIVFASRKGGSGKSTLAAHLAAQIKASKQVMLVDADPQGSLTLWHKLRGTNEPPIKAAVNSVSGIVSAARRDGYEWVLIDTPPNLSAVVDDAIKNATMVVIPARPGVFDVNAVQETIQMCRAARKPYAVVLNGAPAKRDEAESPIVTIAREALAKFRAPVWGGQITNRSDLLMALSHGEGAREYQAESRAAQEIARLWAAIERSVKAIRGTASASGAMHKQAA is encoded by the coding sequence ATGAACGTTATTGTTTTTGCATCGCGTAAAGGCGGCTCGGGCAAGAGTACCCTAGCCGCGCATCTCGCCGCGCAGATCAAGGCGAGCAAGCAGGTCATGCTCGTGGACGCGGACCCGCAGGGCTCGCTCACGCTGTGGCACAAGCTGCGTGGCACCAACGAACCGCCGATCAAGGCGGCCGTGAACTCCGTCAGCGGCATCGTCTCCGCTGCCAGGCGCGACGGTTATGAATGGGTGTTGATCGACACGCCGCCGAACCTCTCGGCCGTGGTCGACGACGCGATCAAAAATGCGACGATGGTGGTCATTCCGGCGCGTCCCGGCGTGTTCGACGTCAACGCGGTGCAGGAAACCATCCAGATGTGCCGCGCCGCGCGCAAGCCCTATGCGGTCGTGCTCAACGGTGCACCGGCCAAGCGCGACGAAGCCGAAAGCCCGATCGTCACCATCGCCCGCGAAGCGCTGGCCAAATTCCGGGCTCCGGTGTGGGGCGGCCAGATCACCAACCGTTCGGACCTGCTGATGGCGCTGAGCCACGGCGAGGGCGCGCGGGAATATCAGGCCGAGAGCCGTGCGGCTCAGGAAATCGCAAGGCTGTGGGCGGCGATCGAGCGTTCAGTCAAGGCCATTCGCGGCACGGCGTCGGCGTCCGGCGCAATGCACAAGCAGGCTGCTTAA
- a CDS encoding recombinase family protein yields MKTAAIYARVSSDKQKEENTIASQTSALIAFAREQNCDVPAEWVIEDDGYSGASLLRPGLERLRDLAAEGRIQAVLVYAPDRLSRRYAHQILLIEEFARAGVEVLFIRSRRAATPEDELLLQFQGMIAEYERAQILERSRRGKRHRALQGQVSVLSGAPFGYRYKRKTDHSAAYYEIDERQAGIVRWVYELYTAKSHSIGAITRLLNERQIPTAKETGRWERSTVWAMLRNPAYKGTACFGKTRIAPRMRVTRPLRLRGGVAPRNSANHELPRTEWIEIPVPTIISEETFALANELLEANKKHAPRRTITPSALQGLLSCAKCGYGLYRTSTRSSARTIHYYRCLGSDGWRRLGGPVCDSRPTRQDLLDEVVWKEIARLLEDRQLIEDELERRLKAARNSDPTQRREETLRRDLARSRKSIERLLTAYQESLLSLEELRSRMPDLRSREQACLSALQAIEDQSQEQEVCLRLAESVTSFLERLRSSVGALDIIERQRVLRLLVKEVLVGDDKIVIRHSIPLPPTPPGGKAPGAANSSVTAPPPQSYLLRSGNQSAARG; encoded by the coding sequence ATGAAGACCGCCGCGATTTACGCCAGAGTGTCGTCGGACAAACAGAAGGAGGAGAACACGATCGCCAGTCAGACGAGCGCGCTGATCGCTTTCGCGCGCGAGCAGAACTGCGACGTGCCGGCGGAATGGGTGATCGAAGACGACGGCTATAGCGGCGCGAGCTTGTTGCGCCCCGGACTTGAACGACTGCGCGACCTCGCCGCAGAAGGGCGGATCCAAGCCGTGCTCGTCTACGCTCCCGATCGGCTGAGCCGGCGCTATGCGCATCAAATCCTTCTTATCGAAGAGTTCGCGCGCGCCGGCGTCGAAGTCTTGTTCATTCGCTCGAGACGGGCAGCGACGCCGGAAGACGAGCTGCTGCTGCAGTTTCAGGGCATGATCGCCGAATATGAACGCGCGCAAATCCTGGAACGGTCGCGGCGAGGGAAGCGCCATCGCGCCCTTCAAGGCCAAGTGAGCGTGCTTTCCGGCGCTCCGTTTGGCTATCGCTACAAGCGCAAGACCGATCACTCTGCCGCCTATTATGAGATCGACGAGCGACAGGCCGGTATCGTGCGCTGGGTCTACGAGCTTTACACCGCAAAAAGCCACAGCATCGGCGCCATCACGCGCCTGCTCAATGAGCGCCAGATTCCGACAGCCAAAGAAACAGGCCGCTGGGAGCGCTCGACGGTCTGGGCGATGCTGCGCAATCCCGCGTATAAAGGAACGGCCTGCTTTGGCAAGACGCGGATCGCGCCGCGCATGCGTGTGACGCGGCCGTTGCGATTGCGCGGCGGCGTCGCTCCTCGCAATAGCGCAAATCATGAGCTTCCTCGCACAGAGTGGATCGAAATCCCTGTGCCGACCATCATCAGCGAAGAGACCTTCGCATTGGCGAACGAGCTTTTGGAAGCCAACAAGAAGCATGCCCCGCGACGCACGATCACGCCGAGCGCCCTGCAAGGATTGTTGAGCTGCGCCAAATGCGGCTATGGGCTCTATCGCACCTCGACCAGGTCGAGCGCTCGAACCATCCATTACTACCGCTGCTTGGGCTCGGATGGCTGGCGCCGGCTCGGCGGGCCGGTCTGCGACAGTCGCCCGACGCGCCAGGATTTGCTGGACGAGGTGGTATGGAAAGAGATCGCGCGTTTACTTGAAGACCGACAGCTCATCGAAGACGAACTTGAGCGCCGGCTCAAGGCGGCGCGCAACTCCGATCCCACACAGCGCCGGGAGGAAACGCTTCGCCGCGATCTTGCGCGTTCCCGGAAAAGCATCGAGCGTCTCCTCACGGCCTATCAAGAGAGCCTTCTCTCACTTGAAGAGCTGCGCAGTCGCATGCCCGATTTGCGTAGCCGCGAACAGGCTTGCTTGTCGGCGCTGCAGGCGATCGAAGACCAATCGCAGGAGCAGGAGGTTTGTCTGCGTCTCGCTGAATCCGTGACTAGCTTCCTCGAGCGCCTCCGCTCGTCCGTCGGCGCGCTCGATATAATCGAACGCCAACGCGTGCTGCGCCTTCTCGTGAAGGAAGTCCTCGTTGGCGACGACAAGATCGTCATCCGCCACTCCATCCCCCTCCCACCCACCCCTCCCGGTGGAAAGGCGCCCGGCGCCGCCAATAGCTCCGTGACCGCTCCCCCACCGCAAAGTTATCTTTTGCGTTCAGGGAACCAGAGCGCCGCCCGTGGTTAA
- the greA gene encoding transcription elongation factor GreA: MEKVPMTAGGFAALGEELKKRQSEDRPRIIEHIAEARSHGDLSENAEYHAAKEEQSHNEGRIAELEDKLARADIIDISKLSGDTIKFGATVTLVDEDTEKKTVWQIVGEVEADAKKGRISITSPLARALIGKKKGSTVEVNAPGGAKAYEITKVEWR; encoded by the coding sequence ATGGAAAAGGTTCCGATGACAGCGGGCGGCTTTGCCGCGCTCGGGGAAGAATTGAAGAAGCGCCAGTCCGAGGACCGTCCGCGCATCATCGAGCACATCGCGGAGGCGCGCTCGCACGGAGACCTGTCGGAGAACGCGGAATATCATGCCGCGAAGGAAGAGCAGTCCCACAATGAAGGCCGCATCGCCGAGCTCGAGGACAAGCTCGCGCGCGCCGACATCATCGACATCTCGAAACTGTCCGGCGATACCATCAAGTTCGGCGCCACCGTGACCTTGGTCGACGAGGACACCGAGAAGAAGACGGTGTGGCAGATCGTCGGCGAGGTCGAGGCCGACGCCAAGAAGGGCCGCATCTCCATCACCTCGCCGCTCGCCCGCGCGCTGATCGGCAAGAAGAAGGGTTCGACCGTCGAGGTCAACGCACCCGGCGGCGCCAAGGCGTATGAAATTACCAAGGTGGAATGGCGGTAA
- the trxB gene encoding thioredoxin-disulfide reductase, which yields MSAPVHAKVVIIGSGPAGYTAAIYAARAMLEPILIQGIQPGGQLTITTDVENYPGFADVIQGPWLMEQMEKQAVHVGTKIVSDLVIKLDSSQRPFRLTCDSGDVYLADAVILATGAQARWLGLPSEVKFQGGGVSACATCDGFFYRNKEVVVVGGGNTAVEEALYLTNHASQVTIVHRRDHFRAERILQERLFKHPKIKVIWDSAVDEICGTENPNKVTHVRLKNVKSGALTDVKTDGVFIAIGHAPATELVKDQIKLKPSGYVEVAPNSTATSVPGLFAAGDVADETYRQAVTAAGLGCMAALEAERFLALRASERAAAE from the coding sequence ATGTCCGCCCCTGTCCATGCAAAGGTCGTCATTATCGGCTCCGGCCCCGCCGGCTACACGGCGGCGATCTACGCCGCGCGCGCGATGCTCGAGCCGATCCTGATTCAGGGCATCCAGCCGGGTGGCCAGCTCACCATCACCACCGACGTCGAGAACTATCCGGGCTTCGCCGACGTGATCCAGGGCCCCTGGCTGATGGAGCAGATGGAGAAGCAGGCGGTCCATGTCGGCACCAAGATCGTCTCCGACCTTGTGATCAAGCTCGACAGCTCGCAGCGGCCGTTCCGCCTCACCTGCGACTCCGGCGACGTCTATCTCGCCGACGCCGTGATCCTCGCCACCGGCGCGCAAGCGCGCTGGCTCGGGTTGCCGTCCGAAGTAAAGTTCCAGGGCGGCGGCGTGTCGGCATGCGCCACCTGCGACGGCTTCTTCTACCGCAACAAGGAGGTCGTGGTGGTCGGCGGCGGCAATACCGCGGTCGAGGAAGCTCTGTACCTCACCAACCATGCCTCGCAGGTCACCATCGTGCATCGCCGCGACCACTTCCGCGCCGAGCGCATCCTGCAGGAACGTCTGTTCAAGCACCCCAAGATCAAGGTGATCTGGGACAGCGCCGTCGACGAGATCTGCGGCACCGAGAACCCGAACAAGGTCACCCATGTGCGCCTGAAGAACGTCAAGTCCGGCGCGCTGACGGACGTGAAGACCGACGGTGTCTTCATCGCCATCGGCCACGCGCCGGCGACCGAGCTCGTGAAAGACCAGATCAAGCTCAAACCGTCGGGCTATGTCGAGGTCGCCCCGAACTCGACGGCGACATCGGTGCCCGGCTTGTTCGCCGCCGGCGACGTCGCCGACGAAACCTATCGCCAGGCCGTCACGGCCGCCGGCCTCGGCTGCATGGCAGCTCTCGAAGCCGAACGTTTCTTGGCCCTGCGCGCCAGCGAGCGCGCGGCAGCGGAATAA